tttttcacacttgctgtctggtcaccctaatccctaCAGCCAGCTTTGAGTATAGGAGCACTGGTTGCAAGAGGAGTCCACAGATATACTGCCCTTGAGAGTACCCTGGATAAGAGGAGAGGCTGGGATTAAAGAACGCTAGCTGTGGAGGAGCCCACTACTGGTACTGGTGGTACCTGCTCTCATTATCCCTTAGGCAGCTTTCACAGAGTCCAGTTGCAAAACGTCTCCTCTCTTTCTCACCTGTTTCCTCATGGCTATAATGTCAGTCACACCGATCTCCTCCAGGGAGCTTTCTGAGGCTGGCCCTGTGTCCTGGGAGCTAggaagaaagaaaacagagagatgCAAATGTGCAAACAGATCAAGAGAATGCAATCACATCAGCTCGTGTACACAGACAGGAAGAGGTGAGGGAAGGGTTACCCATGCAAAAAACACACCTGTTGGATGGGGAAatcaaaaacagagaaaaaacacCAGATGTTATTGTGAAGATGTAGCATGTCTTTTTAACCACACCACAGCCACTTAAATCCTATCAACAAGCAGCTCTCAGTTACCATCATTGTGAAATATACAGCGCATGCTGCAATGGGTAGTGTTATACAGCCATGTCTATATTGTTAGAAGCTCAATATAGAGCGTAGACATATGGAGCGTAGAGAATGTGATATTtaccaatttgtgtgtgtgtgagatatatatatatatatatctcacacacacacactaaaatggCCCATGAAAACACAAATCAGGGCCAAGGCCTCAGCTGGCATacactggcatagctccactgaattctATGGATctgtgctggtgtaaatcagaagaagATCTGGTCCATAATGTATAaatctgctatttttttttttaaaatggaaaaaaggacATATGGTGATTATCTGCCCCAGTGCATGAGCCATGGATCTCTGTTAAAAGGAGAGTTCTCTAGTTACTTTGCATGATCCCCAGCAGAGTCATTTCACTAGGCAAAGGACCTTATTGCCTTCAGAAGAAATACTACGTgagacctgaaaaaaaaaaaaaaatccatctgtgTTCTGTCTGCTTCTTACACCACCAGTAGtgaagatttagttggggattgatcctgatttgtgcagggggttggactagatgacctcctgaggtcccttctaaccctgatattctatgatcctatgaatGTGAGACACAGAAAGAACTCCAGCTCGCTCTCCTATAGCTGCATTGATTCTGCAGGGCTACTGAGAGTAACAGCTTTGTCTCAGGAAAGTCAGCGGACAGGACTAGAGAGGACAGGCTGGGTAAAAGGGAGCTGCCATTTGCAGAGTCAATTTTTCTAACACAGTGCTCCAAACATTTCATTGCAATTGTaaaaccagattctcagctggtatgaaTGGAtgtcattccactgacttcaatgctcCCATTTACCTGGTCTGAGGGGCTCTGGCCCAAAATGTGGACTATGTTTGATAACATATAAAACAGACAGGATATCTCTGTGGATTTGAATTAGTTCGCAAAGTTTGTTCTGGGGAAACCACCACAATCCAAGACAGTATGAAGAGGTTTAAGGAAATGGATGCTGATCAATATTATATCTTCATATAACTCTCTCTAATAAGTACATAAGAAAAAAGCCAAAACTCAGTTTCAAACTAGGCtggttttgtagagaaaatagaCTTCCAAAAACAAGCCAGGTTTGAAGAACATTATTCACACATTTAAAGCTGCTTGACTGTCACTTTGTGTCTATACAATATAACTTCTGTTTCCCTTGTCTTTCCTCAAAATCATTTGATTACGGAGGTCCTAGCCTGCTGACAACAGATGATGTGCAAATTCCAGGGACTGCATAGCTCAGCATAACAGAATCCTGAAAGGGAATTGAGGGATGACTGAGTTATAGCCACTGGTGTTGGGAGCCTAAAAAGCTTATAAACTCTGCAGAGAAGAATGCTGCTGGATCAGAAACCCATGTCAGAGGCTCAAGATCATGGAATCTGCTGCCAAATAGCTCTGGATTTTCAGTCCCTTTCCCACCCCGAACCCATTTGATAAAATCAATTAGGCAGCATAAAAGCAGAACCCTAGCACTCGTGTAACATTAAGGTAACAGCTGGAGTCACGTGCATGTCACAGGAGGCCTTAGTTAATTTGGGACAGTCAAGGGAATTATTGATGTTAGCAGAGGCAGGTGGCCTGGCTCAGAGAGTTTCAGATAGTccagatcaggggttctcaaactgggggtcaggatgcctcagggggtcatgaggtgaTTACATGGGggattgtgagctgtcagcctccaccccaaaccctttgcctcctgcatttataatggtgttaaatatatttaagagtgtctttaatgtataagggggggttgcactcaaagGCTGGTCCAGGCTGACTGCACAGGTAGTTTCCCCTCGCCATGACATCATAGGCTAGCAATTTGGGGTGTAAAGCAACAAAGAGCATGAAAGGCCCCAAGAGAATATTCTGAACAGTTCCTCTCCTGCTGTGCTGCCCCCTATGGGTTAAAAAGTACACACCCGCTTCATGCCAGGTTATGTCTTTGAGGAAAGCAACAGCGCCTACACAGAGTTGTGTGGATACAGGCCTGAAGCAAGCCAGACAGTCACCTGGGCTGGGCTCGGTCTCGGGCAGACTTCTTAACACGGTGGAAGAGTAGGTGACCCAGGAAGTACACCATCTGGAAAATGTTCTGTGGAGAGTAGATCCTGGCATCCTGGGGGAATGGGGGGCTGGGTAGTGGGCTTATGCCTGGCCTGCAGGGCATATACAGAATCATTCTGGTTATTCCCTTCTGTGCTGCATTTCCCCTCCCTATACACCGGTGCGCCAGGGGACCCAGGATGGGGTTGTTCTCAGTATCCTTATGATGGCACCAAGTCTTACAGTGGAATGTAGTTAGCAAGGGTACCGTCTCACTTACACCCAGGCATCATGGAATGGATActtaattgctaatggttctgagattgtttatcttcaagaactcatggaagacaggtgaggtcccagagggctggagaagggcaaacatagtaccatttgttttttaaacagggaacaaagaggacccaggaaattatagaccaatcagcctaactttAATAATTTGGttcagtatctttccaagtatcaaacaatcagtttgtaagcacctagaagacaATAGGGTCATAAGTAAtgaccaacatggatttgtcaagaacaaatgccagaccaaactaatttccttctttgatgagGTTACTGCCCTAGtggactgggggcaggggggaaggaaagagaagcagtagatgtgatctctTGATTTTACaaaggcttttgacagtcccacatgactttctcataagcaaactagcaAGATGTGGTCTAGGTGAAACTAATATGAAGTGGATGctcaactggttgaaagaccatactcaaagagtagttatcaatggtttgctgtcaaactgggagagtATCTAGTGGGGTCTATCAGGGGTCTGTCTGTGGGTCTGGCActatttaatatttcattaattacttggataatgaagtgaagaatatgcttataaaatctgcaaatAACACCATGCTgtgagggattgcaagcactttggagtacaggattagaattcaaaatgccctggacaaattggacaatttgtctgaattcaacaagatgaaattcaatagagacaagtgcaaagtactgcacttgtgcattttattttttccttcccaacaacaaaatggggaataacttgcTAAGCAGTattactgctgaaaaagatctagAGGCAGTATTCAATCAGTGATTCCCTATGAGCCAAGAATGTGATTCAGCTGCAAAAAAGTCTAATACTATGCTGGGGGGTATTAACAGAAGTCTCCTATGCGAGACCAGCAAAGTAATTATCCCATGCTGCTCGGccctgaggcctcagctggagtatcgtGGCCAGTTTTAGGCACCATGTTTTCAGAAAGATATGggcaaatgagagagagagagagagagaccgtccaaaggagaacaacaaaaaaagggatgatcaaaggtttagaaaacctgaccaatgaggaaaggttaaaataactgggcatgtttaattttGAGACTAGAAGGCCGAGGGGAGACCTGCTAAcactcttcaaatatgttaaggactgttatacaGAGgacaaagcaacagagtcctgtggcaccttatagactaacagacatattgaggcataagctttcatgggtgtacatgcatctgacgaagtgggtattcacccacaaaagcttatgctccaataggtctgttagtctataaggtgccacaggactctgttgctttttacagatccagactaacacggctacccctcttatacataaagaggacagtgatcaattgttctccatggtcCACTGAAaatgggacaagaagtaatcagcaagggaatttagattagatattaggaaaaaactttctaagtcTAAGGATAGTTGAGTACTGAAATAGGTAACCAAGGGAGGCTATGGAACCcacaaacctccaatgatggaagaccaggttagacaaacacctgtcagagatggtctaggtctagatatacttggtcCAGTCTTGGAGTGGGGGGTTGGATTAAATTATCTTTCAAGCTCTTTGTTGCTATCATTCTATGATAGTTATACTCAACCAGGATCACCAGCTCAGAGACTATAGATTGGTGACCCATCTGCTTATACCTCACTCACCACAGTGGTATCCGACTATTAGCTTCTGTGAATGATGTCACAGAAAGTCAGCCTTCATAGCCTTCACAGCATTAGCAAAAGGGGAAGGATGATTGTGTTTCCAGGGGTCAGTGGGCCTGAGTTCTATCCTTGGCTCTAATACGGATGTGCTAGTGTAACACTGGGGCAACTGCTCAGTAAAACAGAGATGACACCTAGCTCAGGAAGGTGTTAAGACTCTGAACATATTGCTGGTGAAGAGTTCCAGCCTTCTCAGATGGACGGTGCGAGAGAAGGCCAGCGTGTTGTTAAAGATCAATGAGGGAGGTCAGCATGGCTATGAGAAACATGGCCTGTCCAGCCTGAGCTGGTTAAGGCTGACCAGGCACCAGCCACATCTTTCAGCAGGATAGTCAGGCCAAGTGCTGACAAGGCCTTGAGCCCTCAGTGAGCTGAGAGCACCTCATACGGAGGATCACACATGAGAGGATGGATCATCTGATGCTGGGACATCATTTACTAAGAGCATTTCACTAGAACTTGCCAACATGGGCTTGGTCCCTTCCTTCCATGCCGCTGCCTGTCAATACCCTTAGATTGATGGGGATCATGCCTCCCATAGTGTGAGAGTGCTGCCGGGCGGATGGACCATCTGAACACAGTAAGAGGCTGAATGCTCAGCCTGTGAATTAGCCCCTGGCAGTTCTCACCGGTCAGGTTTCCGGCTCATGCTACGCAAGGCGATCTGGGGGGTCTCGCTCGGAGTTCTCTCCTTCCGCAGTCTGCCATGGTGGGTCTGTTAGAACGCATACACAAAACGAGAGGATTAGTACTGACACTCTGAGTCATTCTCCTCATTCAACTCTTCAATGTTCCCACTGCATCCCCTATGCTCTGCCATCGTCAGCCAGGGGCAGCaggcagcagagggcaacaaCCCCAGTAATTCAATAGAATTGCTACAGCTCTATTGCAGCCCCACCATAGCTACTGTGAAACTGCAGTGCCAAGTGAGTGTTAATATGCTAAACGAATGTGCTTTCACAGCTACATGGGCCTGATCCCATGGTCTTTACTCCAGTAAAGACCCACtggcatcaatgggagttttgccttgaTTAAGGACCATAGCAACAATTTCAAATTCATACTCTGCCACTGGGGTAGCATAATAATAACCTATTTATGCAACAGCCTCCCAGCCTACACAGTAGTTATCTTAGCCCGCTTCTTATCCAgtgcaacacagaatacattaTGTCATAATTATACAGTCATTCAGGCCATAAAGGTATTAATGTGACATATTGTGTTTAGATCCCGGAACAGCATATGCCAGAACACATCTCCACACCAGCCTTGCCCATGATCAGCCTTGCTCCACGAGAATACAGAATAAGGACTCCGTCTCGATGCAAACATCATATTCAAATGAAACCCC
This region of Chrysemys picta bellii isolate R12L10 chromosome 9, ASM1138683v2, whole genome shotgun sequence genomic DNA includes:
- the LOC101939053 gene encoding fetal and adult testis-expressed transcript protein isoform X3 encodes the protein MMDDSRRPLLLDQLRQHPSIVVHTLQDPSTQPAGFGELLFLDTTAQSGTQKRKRSTHHGRLRKERTPSETPQIALRSMSRKPDRPGISPLPSPPFPQDARIYSPQNIFQMVYFLGHLLFHRVKKSARDRAQPSSQDTGPASESSLEEIGVTDIIAMRKQLNKISGRLRTLEEQCTGWRQKELLVYSMLVSACLINTWLWLRR